One Flavobacteriales bacterium genomic region harbors:
- a CDS encoding DUF2480 family protein produces MEGEIINKVAKSGLITFNLEDYYPKGRRVIVDIEPFLWKGIVVKEKEFRKAVKAFDWAQYKGQYVALNCSADAIIPSWAYMLITIELMDYAHQVVLGDLEDLEKVMFVEALSKIDYTQYTDKRVIVKGCSHYPVPEMAYSYVIQQMKPYTKSLMFGEACSTVPLYKKK; encoded by the coding sequence ATGGAGGGGGAAATCATAAATAAAGTTGCCAAAAGTGGCTTGATAACATTTAACCTAGAAGATTATTATCCTAAAGGAAGACGCGTTATAGTCGATATAGAACCTTTCTTATGGAAAGGAATAGTGGTGAAGGAAAAGGAGTTTAGAAAAGCGGTAAAGGCTTTTGATTGGGCTCAATATAAAGGGCAATATGTTGCTTTGAACTGTTCTGCTGATGCTATTATTCCCAGTTGGGCTTACATGTTAATTACCATAGAATTGATGGATTATGCACATCAAGTGGTGTTAGGGGACTTAGAAGACCTTGAAAAGGTAATGTTTGTAGAAGCTTTGTCTAAAATTGATTATACACAGTATACAGACAAACGAGTAATCGTAAAAGGGTGTAGCCATTATCCCGTTCCTGAAATGGCATATTCTTATGTTATTCAACAAATGAAACCCTATACCAAATCTTTGATGTTCGGTGAAGCGTGTTCAACTGTTCCGCTATATAAGAAGAAATAA
- a CDS encoding DUF59 domain-containing protein, with the protein MGLFSKKEEKAVEEKNNEELPKDKAEAKKVLEKKIINVLKTIHDPEIPVDIFELGLIYEIKIDDDFNVAIEMTLTSPNCPVAESMPNEVKEKTGFVYGVNKVAVNIVFDPPWTHDYMSEEAKLELGFL; encoded by the coding sequence ATGGGATTGTTTTCGAAGAAAGAAGAAAAGGCAGTAGAGGAAAAGAATAACGAGGAGTTGCCAAAAGATAAAGCAGAAGCTAAAAAGGTATTGGAGAAAAAGATCATCAATGTTTTAAAGACAATACATGATCCAGAGATTCCTGTTGATATATTTGAACTAGGTTTGATATACGAGATTAAAATAGATGATGATTTTAATGTTGCTATAGAGATGACATTGACTTCTCCAAATTGTCCAGTTGCTGAATCAATGCCTAATGAGGTTAAAGAGAAAACAGGGTTTGTATATGGAGTTAACAAAGTAGCTGTAAATATTGTTTTTGATCCACCTTGGACACATGATTATATGAGTGAAGAAGCAAAGTTAGAATTAGGTTTTTTGTAA
- the glmM gene encoding phosphoglucosamine mutase: protein MTLIKSISGIRGTIGGNIGDNLTPIDVVKFTAAYGQWILNNNSANTTTVVVGRDARISGEMVKNLCIGTLQGLGINVVDLDLSTTPTVEVAVPMEKAQGGIILTASHNPKQWNALKLLNEKGEFISDKEGKNILAIAEQGNIEFAHVDALGKVKQDHSYLEKHINAILNLPLVNKQLIEMSNFKIVCDSVNSTGGIFVPALLRALGVKEVIELYSEPTGEFPHNPEPLPENLTEISEKIKATGADLGIVVDPDVDRLAFVNEDGTMFGEEYTLVAIADYVLENTKGNTVSNLSSTRALRDVTEAKGCNYQAAAVGEVNVVAKMKETQAVIGGEGNGGIIYPELHYGRDALVGIALFLTYLAECGTKMSQVKAKFPQYTISKNKIELEPDMDVDAILESIKNEFEGNEIDTIDGVKIYFEKEWVHLRKSNTEPIIRIYSESENEQKANELAYSIMDKIKSLA, encoded by the coding sequence ATGACGTTAATAAAATCAATTTCTGGAATTAGAGGAACAATTGGAGGTAACATTGGAGATAACTTAACACCTATAGATGTAGTAAAGTTTACTGCTGCTTATGGCCAATGGATACTCAACAACAATTCTGCTAACACGACTACTGTTGTTGTTGGTAGAGATGCTCGTATTTCAGGAGAGATGGTCAAAAACTTGTGTATAGGAACATTACAAGGGCTAGGGATTAACGTTGTTGATTTGGATTTATCAACAACTCCAACTGTCGAAGTTGCTGTTCCAATGGAGAAAGCGCAAGGAGGAATCATCCTTACTGCTAGCCACAATCCTAAACAATGGAATGCATTAAAATTGCTTAATGAAAAAGGAGAGTTTATTTCTGATAAAGAAGGTAAAAATATTTTAGCAATAGCTGAACAAGGGAACATTGAGTTTGCTCATGTTGATGCGCTAGGGAAAGTAAAACAAGATCATTCATATCTTGAAAAACATATCAATGCAATCCTGAATTTACCTTTAGTCAACAAACAATTGATTGAAATGTCTAATTTTAAAATTGTTTGTGATAGTGTTAACAGTACAGGTGGGATTTTTGTCCCTGCCCTTTTAAGAGCTTTAGGAGTTAAAGAAGTTATAGAACTTTATTCTGAACCAACTGGTGAATTCCCACATAACCCTGAACCATTACCAGAAAATTTAACGGAAATTTCTGAAAAAATTAAAGCTACTGGAGCGGATTTAGGAATCGTTGTAGACCCTGATGTAGATCGATTGGCATTTGTGAATGAGGATGGAACCATGTTTGGAGAAGAATATACACTTGTTGCTATTGCTGACTATGTTCTTGAAAATACGAAAGGGAATACAGTTTCAAACTTGTCTTCTACTAGGGCATTAAGAGATGTTACTGAAGCTAAAGGCTGTAATTATCAAGCTGCGGCTGTTGGAGAAGTAAATGTCGTTGCTAAAATGAAAGAAACTCAAGCTGTAATTGGTGGTGAAGGAAATGGTGGAATTATCTATCCTGAACTACATTATGGTAGAGATGCTTTAGTTGGTATTGCTTTATTTTTGACTTACTTAGCTGAATGTGGCACAAAAATGAGCCAAGTTAAGGCCAAATTCCCTCAATATACGATATCTAAAAACAAAATAGAACTAGAACCAGACATGGATGTTGATGCCATCTTAGAATCTATTAAGAATGAATTTGAGGGCAATGAAATTGACACTATAGACGGGGTTAAAATCTACTTTGAAAAAGAATGGGTTCATTTAAGAAAAAGTAATACGGAACCAATCATCAGAATCTATTCCGAGAGCGAAAATGAACAAAAAGCTAATGAATTGGCTTACTCTATAATGGACAAAATAAAAAGTTTAGCCTAA
- a CDS encoding 3-phosphoshikimate 1-carboxyvinyltransferase, translating into MKLIKRTGSIKNTVALPASKSESNRVLIINQLAGEEFNGLKNLSDAEDTKILKRLLQTKQESLDVGHAGTAMRFLTAYLAINSKDRVVELTGSERMKQRPIKLLVEALNSLGAEIHYLDQEGYPPIQIRKGKLLGEQVSIDPSISSQYLSALLMIAPYLKNGLNIKLEGNVVSAPYIEMTIQLMRHFGVKVEEKSGSYFIPNQRYISTQYVVESDWSAAAYWYEMASLSDRCEIQLDGLRENSLQGDTALTFIYQQLGVETVWNKRGVLLKKQKNVQYDYDKVYQFDLINSPDLAQSLICTCAGLGIKAYFSGLSTLKIKETDRLLALQKELKKMNVSLEIGDDYASLSYRAMLKRPTAPIDTYNDHRMAMAFAPLVLKVNEMELNSPEVVKKSYPSFWDDMQQVVDVVL; encoded by the coding sequence GTGAAATTAATAAAGAGAACGGGAAGTATAAAAAATACGGTTGCTTTACCTGCTTCTAAAAGTGAGAGTAATCGAGTCTTGATTATTAATCAACTAGCAGGAGAGGAGTTCAATGGTTTGAAGAATCTTTCTGATGCTGAGGATACCAAAATTTTAAAACGTTTATTACAAACAAAACAAGAGAGTCTAGATGTTGGCCATGCAGGTACAGCTATGCGGTTTTTGACAGCTTATCTTGCAATTAATAGTAAAGATAGAGTTGTAGAATTAACGGGGTCAGAAAGAATGAAACAACGACCAATTAAATTGTTGGTTGAGGCACTAAATAGTCTAGGTGCAGAAATTCATTACCTTGATCAAGAAGGGTATCCTCCCATACAAATTAGAAAAGGGAAGTTACTTGGAGAGCAAGTTAGTATAGATCCCTCAATTAGTTCACAATACTTGTCTGCCTTATTAATGATTGCTCCGTACTTAAAAAACGGCTTGAACATAAAACTGGAGGGAAATGTCGTGTCAGCTCCATACATTGAGATGACGATTCAATTAATGCGTCACTTTGGAGTAAAAGTTGAAGAAAAATCTGGAAGCTATTTTATTCCTAACCAAAGATATATTTCAACCCAGTATGTGGTTGAGTCTGATTGGAGTGCAGCTGCCTATTGGTATGAAATGGCTAGTTTATCTGATCGTTGCGAAATTCAATTAGATGGTTTAAGAGAAAATAGCTTACAAGGAGATACAGCTCTTACCTTTATATATCAACAATTGGGGGTAGAAACTGTATGGAATAAAAGAGGGGTGCTTTTAAAAAAACAAAAAAACGTCCAATACGATTATGATAAGGTTTATCAGTTTGATCTAATTAACTCACCAGACCTAGCTCAATCTCTAATATGTACATGTGCAGGTTTAGGAATTAAGGCTTATTTCTCAGGTTTGTCAACACTCAAAATTAAGGAAACAGATCGGTTATTAGCTTTGCAAAAGGAGTTAAAGAAGATGAATGTATCATTGGAAATAGGAGACGATTATGCGAGCTTATCCTATCGTGCTATGCTAAAGCGTCCAACTGCTCCAATCGATACTTATAATGATCATAGAATGGCTATGGCTTTTGCTCCATTGGTCTTAAAAGTTAATGAAATGGAGCTTAATTCTCCAGAAGTAGTTAAGAAGTCCTATCCCTCTTTTTGGGACGATATGCAGCAAGTAGTTGATGTTGTACTTTAA
- a CDS encoding PKD domain-containing protein has translation MRVFILVLFVACFGVYSYGQVTIAQGNITSCNEVIYDSGDVGGPGYSNNELYTITICPDDPTKTINLEFQIFNLDPTNTAPGGQPNNADFMSVYDGDNTGATSLGTYVGNQLNGVLVGTSSSNTTGCITLTFQSNDVGTGNFTILATCTTPCAPPFAAATSDPDTVARICKGDVVAFDGSNSFAQPGFNLEMYYWDYDNGADPDSVSGVTTTHVFNDEGAYRVSLRVRDDNPDTRCFNTNAVEMVVLVAPDPEFDPMTVGGPICLGESAVVEAFPDQYAQDWTGAPYANLGGAQFIPDQVGSCFTSTLNFGVFNPGQQITSINDLLGISMNFEHSYMGDLQVSIICPTGQSVIMHNQGGSGTFLGVPIDPGPGPGTGWDYTWSPTATNGTWVDNSAGNTTLPSGTYESLNSLGGLVGCDLNGVWQIEICDLLGSDDGYVFSWGIDFAPHLFPGVSYFKPEIGLLADSSYWAPDPTAAMSADGNTITVTPTSAGSHAYTYTVVNNHGCTNDTTVNVTVTPNPITDAGVDATVCANVPFQLGASVSPNPGAVVYNWSPATGLSNPNVANPTTTITNDITYTVQAYRAGHPLCYTEDQVTLTITNPPPAGADNSVDYCQTDPAVNLNSLLDGTATAGGAWFDSNGNTPALAFNPAMQSTDTLIYVTGDPNIGCTDTAQIAIQVALPFVLSLSNDTTICENGTAIIGVNPTGGFGAPYVETWNQNLVGNGPHNINPTANECYDVFVTDANGCISSTETVCVNLNPPLQLTNTGNTTICLNTSTLLDAVISAGGDGGPYNYEWSDGTNTIAAISQVNVSPTELTQYCLTMTDNCESTPVTECLEVDLYEQPEASFSADKVDGCFPIQVTFTNETAPHLVNNVLWSFGNGSLSDALGDVTTVYGAPICYDVKLTVTSPDGCVDDTLMVNYICPFDYPTAEFNMNPNPTTFFDTNIDFENLSSDDAILYNWDFGVDANPPTATEKELLVRYPSEKTGIYPVTLVVENADGCTDTVTHELVVNSVFTLYVPNAFSPNNDGFNETFVVQGESVSTEGFLLRIFDRNGGVVFETTDMNEAWNGNSANGTPLPTGVYVWKVEAKDIYSDEVKESFGHVSLLR, from the coding sequence ATGAGGGTTTTTATATTAGTATTATTTGTTGCTTGTTTTGGAGTATATTCGTATGGACAAGTCACTATAGCTCAAGGTAATATCACTTCGTGTAACGAAGTGATCTATGATTCTGGAGATGTTGGTGGTCCTGGCTATTCAAATAATGAGTTATATACGATTACTATTTGTCCAGATGATCCAACTAAAACAATTAATTTAGAGTTTCAAATCTTTAATTTGGATCCTACAAATACTGCTCCAGGTGGTCAGCCAAATAATGCCGATTTTATGTCTGTTTATGATGGTGATAATACAGGGGCAACATCGTTAGGAACCTATGTAGGAAATCAATTAAATGGAGTCTTGGTGGGGACATCTTCTTCAAATACCACTGGGTGTATTACTTTAACTTTTCAATCAAATGATGTAGGGACGGGTAACTTTACCATTTTGGCTACTTGTACAACTCCTTGTGCTCCACCATTTGCTGCTGCAACATCAGACCCTGATACAGTTGCTAGAATATGTAAAGGAGATGTCGTTGCTTTTGATGGTTCTAATTCATTTGCTCAACCTGGTTTTAATTTAGAAATGTATTATTGGGACTACGATAATGGAGCAGATCCTGATAGTGTTAGTGGCGTTACAACAACACATGTTTTTAATGACGAAGGGGCTTATCGAGTATCTTTAAGAGTAAGGGATGATAATCCTGATACAAGATGTTTTAATACCAATGCTGTAGAAATGGTGGTGTTAGTTGCACCAGACCCTGAGTTTGATCCTATGACAGTTGGAGGTCCTATTTGTTTAGGAGAGTCAGCCGTTGTAGAAGCTTTTCCTGATCAATATGCACAAGATTGGACAGGAGCGCCGTATGCCAATTTAGGAGGAGCACAATTTATTCCTGATCAAGTAGGTTCTTGTTTTACATCAACGTTAAATTTTGGAGTATTTAATCCTGGACAACAAATCACATCGATTAATGATTTGTTGGGGATTTCAATGAACTTTGAGCATTCTTATATGGGAGATTTACAAGTTAGTATTATCTGCCCAACCGGACAGAGTGTAATTATGCACAATCAGGGTGGGAGTGGAACCTTTTTAGGGGTTCCAATAGATCCAGGTCCAGGTCCAGGAACAGGTTGGGATTATACATGGAGTCCTACTGCTACTAACGGAACTTGGGTCGATAATTCTGCAGGAAATACTACTTTGCCATCAGGAACATATGAAAGTTTAAACTCTTTAGGAGGTTTAGTTGGGTGTGATTTAAATGGAGTATGGCAAATAGAAATTTGTGATTTATTAGGGTCAGATGATGGATATGTTTTTAGTTGGGGAATTGATTTTGCTCCTCACCTTTTTCCAGGGGTTAGTTATTTTAAACCAGAGATTGGATTACTCGCAGACTCATCATATTGGGCGCCAGACCCAACTGCAGCAATGTCAGCAGATGGGAATACAATTACTGTAACACCAACTTCAGCAGGAAGTCATGCTTATACTTATACTGTTGTAAATAATCACGGTTGTACAAATGATACTACAGTTAATGTGACGGTAACTCCTAACCCGATAACAGATGCAGGGGTAGATGCAACAGTTTGTGCAAATGTTCCCTTTCAATTAGGGGCAAGCGTTTCTCCCAATCCAGGTGCTGTAGTGTATAATTGGTCTCCAGCAACAGGATTGTCTAATCCTAATGTTGCCAATCCTACTACTACCATTACCAATGATATTACTTACACCGTTCAAGCATACAGAGCTGGACATCCACTTTGTTATACTGAGGATCAAGTCACATTAACAATTACAAACCCGCCACCAGCAGGAGCAGATAATTCTGTCGATTATTGTCAAACTGACCCAGCAGTAAACTTAAATTCGTTACTGGATGGAACAGCTACAGCAGGTGGAGCATGGTTTGATAGTAATGGAAATACACCAGCATTAGCATTTAATCCAGCAATGCAGTCTACAGATACTCTGATCTATGTAACAGGTGACCCAAATATTGGTTGTACAGATACAGCTCAAATAGCTATTCAAGTAGCTTTGCCTTTCGTTTTAAGCTTATCCAATGATACTACAATTTGTGAAAACGGAACCGCTATTATTGGTGTTAACCCTACTGGTGGTTTTGGTGCTCCTTATGTTGAAACTTGGAATCAAAATTTAGTAGGAAATGGACCGCATAATATAAATCCAACAGCAAATGAGTGTTATGATGTTTTTGTGACTGATGCTAATGGTTGTATATCTTCTACTGAAACTGTTTGTGTAAACCTTAACCCTCCATTGCAATTAACCAATACAGGAAATACCACAATTTGCTTAAATACAAGTACTTTGCTAGATGCTGTGATCTCAGCAGGGGGAGATGGTGGCCCTTATAATTATGAATGGAGTGATGGTACCAATACTATCGCTGCTATTAGTCAAGTAAATGTTTCACCAACAGAATTAACACAATACTGCCTAACAATGACAGATAACTGTGAATCTACTCCTGTAACTGAGTGTTTAGAAGTTGATTTATATGAGCAGCCTGAAGCTTCTTTTAGTGCAGATAAAGTTGATGGATGTTTTCCTATTCAAGTCACTTTTACTAATGAAACAGCACCTCATTTAGTAAATAATGTGTTGTGGAGTTTTGGTAATGGTTCTTTATCCGATGCGCTTGGAGATGTAACGACTGTTTATGGAGCTCCAATATGTTATGATGTTAAATTAACGGTTACATCTCCAGATGGGTGTGTTGACGATACGCTGATGGTCAATTATATTTGTCCTTTTGACTATCCTACAGCAGAGTTTAATATGAATCCTAACCCAACAACATTCTTTGATACCAATATCGATTTCGAAAATTTATCTTCAGATGATGCTATACTATATAACTGGGATTTTGGTGTAGATGCTAATCCTCCGACAGCTACAGAAAAAGAGTTGTTGGTAAGATATCCGTCTGAAAAGACTGGGATTTACCCTGTTACTTTGGTTGTAGAAAATGCAGATGGATGTACAGATACTGTAACACATGAATTAGTGGTTAATAGTGTTTTTACGTTGTATGTTCCTAATGCTTTTTCACCTAATAATGATGGGTTTAATGAAACTTTTGTTGTACAAGGAGAGTCGGTTTCTACTGAAGGGTTCTTATTGAGAATATTTGATAGAAATGGAGGTGTAGTGTTTGAAACAACAGATATGAATGAAGCTTGGAATGGAAATTCTGCCAACGGAACACCATTGCCGACAGGAGTGTATGTCTGGAAAGTAGAGGCAAAAGATATTTATTCTGATGAGGTTAAAGAGTCTTTTGGGCATGTTTCTTTATTGAGATAA